Proteins from a genomic interval of Crassostrea angulata isolate pt1a10 chromosome 7, ASM2561291v2, whole genome shotgun sequence:
- the LOC128156948 gene encoding uncharacterized protein LOC128156948 isoform X1 — MFHLIKSKMADQTVEIVVETSRCHHIVSILSREAVLAVDCEGIALGVEGPMTLLQICTYSGDVYLFDVQENRDLFSEGHLKIVLESDETLKVMHACSYDSAALYHQFGVTLQNVFDTQVADTVLEEKKGRLLVNSLNLQTLCEKYSTHTKVSEYKEQLKAQYSKEEGDFWAKRPLTDKMKSVAVGDVRALIPEVFEKQKRFIEENGLLTIFRERVSETIKFYIDDEIRTLRYERKNSIVNQIIDSINKKWGAHTNFPEEIPEFPENTDEYEALKRIDYKEAAEKSQFIDWLKTESIMSDLNELDKVFASSERDNEDKWLPFSLLTKLSKHPNDTVSTLANGVREKLKESIRKEIEEKYTIKTELAHLSKNEQDVLKSLDINGTNDQRFPKNVIRLYWLLMENDIDKNCKKLIEKGNEFTMKGWYYKRIIKYLGIGEDVPVPLKQSAWTFKKQLDETFGRDVVPPSPLF; from the exons ATGTTTCATCTTATTAAATCTAAG ATGGCTGACCAAACGGTTGAAATTGTCGTTGAAACAAGTCGATGTCACCATATTGTCTCCATCTTGTCACGTGAGGCAGTCTTGGCGGTAGACTGTGAAGGGATTGCCCTTGGGGTCGAAGGTCCAATGACTCTCCTACAAATTTGTACCTACAGCGGTGACGTGTACCTGTTTGATGTACAAGAAAACCGGGATCTGTTTTCTGAAGGTCATCTAAAAATAGTGCTGGAATCTGACGAAACTCTGAAG GTGATGCATGCATGTTCATACGACAGCGCTGCTTTATATCACCAGTTCGGAGTTACTCTTCAGAACGTTTTTGACACCCAG GTTGCTGATACAGTCCTGGAAGAGAAAAAAGGACGATTGCTTGTTAATTCACTGAATTTACAGACCCTTTGCGAAAAATATTCCACTCATACAAAAGTGTCTGAATATAAAGAACAGCTTAAG GCACAGTATAGTAAAGAGGAGGGTGACTTTTGGGCGAAACGTCCTCTCACAGATAAAATGAAGTCCGTTGCAGTAGGTGACGTCAGAGCTTTGATTCCAGAGgtctttgaaaaacaaaaacg tttcatCGAAGAAAATGGACTGCTTACAATTTTTCGAGAACGGGTATCAGAgacaatcaaattttatattgatgATGAAATCAGGACGTTAagatatgaaagaaaaaacagTATTGTTAATCAAATTATTGATTCCATCAATAAAAAATGGGGTGCACATACGAATTTTCCAGAGGAAATTCCAGAATTTCCAGAGAATACCGACGAATACGAAGCCCTGAAAAGAATTGACTATAAAGAGGCTGCTGAAAAGTCACAATTTATAGATTGGCTTAAAACGGAGAGCATCATGTCTGACTTAAATGAACTGGATAAAGTGTTTGCTAGCAGTGAAAGAGATAACGAAGATAAATGGCTCCCATTTTCGCTCCTTACTAAACTTTCCAAACATCCAAATGACACAGTATCAACACTAGCAAATGGTGTTAGAGAGAAGTTAAAAGAAAGTATTCGAAAGGAAATAGAGGAAAAATACACCATCAAAACTGAGTTGGCCCACTTATCAAAGAACGAGCAGGATGTATTAAAGTCTTTGGATATAAACGGTACCAATGATCAGCGGTTTCCAAAAAACGTTATTAGGTTGTATTGGCTTTTAATGGaaaatgatattgataaaaactgcAAAAAATTAATCGAAAAAGGAAATGAGTTCACAATGAAAGGATGGTATTACAAAAGAATAATTAAATACCTAGGAATAGGAGAAGATGTACCAGTACCCTTAAAACAAAGCGCCTGGACATTTAAGAAACAACTCGATGAAACATTCGGACGAGATGTTGTTCCTCCTAGTCCATTATTTTGA
- the LOC128156948 gene encoding uncharacterized protein LOC128156948 isoform X2 — translation MADQTVEIVVETSRCHHIVSILSREAVLAVDCEGIALGVEGPMTLLQICTYSGDVYLFDVQENRDLFSEGHLKIVLESDETLKVMHACSYDSAALYHQFGVTLQNVFDTQVADTVLEEKKGRLLVNSLNLQTLCEKYSTHTKVSEYKEQLKAQYSKEEGDFWAKRPLTDKMKSVAVGDVRALIPEVFEKQKRFIEENGLLTIFRERVSETIKFYIDDEIRTLRYERKNSIVNQIIDSINKKWGAHTNFPEEIPEFPENTDEYEALKRIDYKEAAEKSQFIDWLKTESIMSDLNELDKVFASSERDNEDKWLPFSLLTKLSKHPNDTVSTLANGVREKLKESIRKEIEEKYTIKTELAHLSKNEQDVLKSLDINGTNDQRFPKNVIRLYWLLMENDIDKNCKKLIEKGNEFTMKGWYYKRIIKYLGIGEDVPVPLKQSAWTFKKQLDETFGRDVVPPSPLF, via the exons ATGGCTGACCAAACGGTTGAAATTGTCGTTGAAACAAGTCGATGTCACCATATTGTCTCCATCTTGTCACGTGAGGCAGTCTTGGCGGTAGACTGTGAAGGGATTGCCCTTGGGGTCGAAGGTCCAATGACTCTCCTACAAATTTGTACCTACAGCGGTGACGTGTACCTGTTTGATGTACAAGAAAACCGGGATCTGTTTTCTGAAGGTCATCTAAAAATAGTGCTGGAATCTGACGAAACTCTGAAG GTGATGCATGCATGTTCATACGACAGCGCTGCTTTATATCACCAGTTCGGAGTTACTCTTCAGAACGTTTTTGACACCCAG GTTGCTGATACAGTCCTGGAAGAGAAAAAAGGACGATTGCTTGTTAATTCACTGAATTTACAGACCCTTTGCGAAAAATATTCCACTCATACAAAAGTGTCTGAATATAAAGAACAGCTTAAG GCACAGTATAGTAAAGAGGAGGGTGACTTTTGGGCGAAACGTCCTCTCACAGATAAAATGAAGTCCGTTGCAGTAGGTGACGTCAGAGCTTTGATTCCAGAGgtctttgaaaaacaaaaacg tttcatCGAAGAAAATGGACTGCTTACAATTTTTCGAGAACGGGTATCAGAgacaatcaaattttatattgatgATGAAATCAGGACGTTAagatatgaaagaaaaaacagTATTGTTAATCAAATTATTGATTCCATCAATAAAAAATGGGGTGCACATACGAATTTTCCAGAGGAAATTCCAGAATTTCCAGAGAATACCGACGAATACGAAGCCCTGAAAAGAATTGACTATAAAGAGGCTGCTGAAAAGTCACAATTTATAGATTGGCTTAAAACGGAGAGCATCATGTCTGACTTAAATGAACTGGATAAAGTGTTTGCTAGCAGTGAAAGAGATAACGAAGATAAATGGCTCCCATTTTCGCTCCTTACTAAACTTTCCAAACATCCAAATGACACAGTATCAACACTAGCAAATGGTGTTAGAGAGAAGTTAAAAGAAAGTATTCGAAAGGAAATAGAGGAAAAATACACCATCAAAACTGAGTTGGCCCACTTATCAAAGAACGAGCAGGATGTATTAAAGTCTTTGGATATAAACGGTACCAATGATCAGCGGTTTCCAAAAAACGTTATTAGGTTGTATTGGCTTTTAATGGaaaatgatattgataaaaactgcAAAAAATTAATCGAAAAAGGAAATGAGTTCACAATGAAAGGATGGTATTACAAAAGAATAATTAAATACCTAGGAATAGGAGAAGATGTACCAGTACCCTTAAAACAAAGCGCCTGGACATTTAAGAAACAACTCGATGAAACATTCGGACGAGATGTTGTTCCTCCTAGTCCATTATTTTGA